Proteins encoded by one window of uncultured Draconibacterium sp.:
- a CDS encoding SPFH domain-containing protein — MNDYFVILLSVAALFVFIIIVAMMRRYKRCPSDRILVVYGKVGKGSNSESRSAKCIHGGAAFIWPIIHSYAFLDLTPISIEINLTNALSKQNIRVDVPSRFTVGVSTEPNIMNNAAERLLGLSQESISNLAKDIIFGQLRLVVATMDIEEINSNRDKFLAAVSSNVEAELKKIGLKLINVNVTDINDESGYIDALGKEAAAKAINDAKKSVAEKNRDGEIGQAEALQDQRVQVASADATAVEGENIAKVTIANSDADRREKEAEANRRAVAAEKVTDAKALEEAYAAEKLAEQVRAERDKATQIANIVVPAEIDKEKVQIEAEAVAEQKRRIAKGEADAIYMKMAAEGKGIYEILSKQAEGFDQLVKAAGNDAQKAVLMMIADKLPELVATQVEAIKNIKIDKVTVWETGNGKDGKTSTANFMQGMLGSIPPLDDVFKSAGMELPNYLKGDTKVEESVTEESKVSEKNEADFDEPEVIDPEK, encoded by the coding sequence ATGAACGATTATTTTGTTATTCTTCTAAGCGTTGCCGCACTTTTTGTATTCATCATTATTGTTGCAATGATGCGGCGTTACAAACGTTGTCCTTCTGATCGGATTTTGGTTGTTTACGGTAAAGTTGGCAAAGGATCTAACAGCGAAAGTCGGTCTGCCAAATGTATTCACGGTGGAGCAGCTTTTATCTGGCCAATTATTCACTCTTATGCATTTTTAGATTTAACTCCGATTTCCATTGAAATCAATCTGACAAATGCACTGAGTAAACAAAACATCCGTGTTGATGTGCCCTCTCGTTTTACTGTAGGTGTTTCTACCGAACCGAACATTATGAACAATGCCGCCGAACGCTTACTCGGACTTTCACAAGAGTCGATAAGCAACCTGGCAAAAGACATCATTTTTGGTCAGTTGCGTTTGGTGGTTGCCACAATGGATATTGAGGAAATTAACAGCAACCGCGACAAATTCCTTGCTGCTGTTTCATCGAATGTTGAAGCAGAACTGAAAAAAATTGGGTTGAAACTGATCAACGTGAATGTTACCGATATCAACGATGAATCGGGATACATTGATGCTCTTGGTAAAGAAGCTGCTGCAAAAGCTATCAACGACGCTAAAAAGAGCGTAGCCGAGAAAAACCGCGATGGAGAAATCGGCCAGGCAGAAGCGCTGCAAGACCAGCGTGTACAAGTTGCCAGTGCAGATGCAACAGCTGTTGAAGGAGAAAACATTGCAAAAGTAACCATTGCGAATTCAGATGCCGACAGACGAGAAAAAGAAGCTGAGGCAAATCGCCGGGCTGTAGCGGCTGAAAAGGTAACTGATGCAAAAGCGCTTGAAGAAGCTTATGCTGCTGAAAAACTGGCAGAACAAGTTCGTGCAGAAAGGGACAAAGCTACCCAAATTGCAAATATTGTAGTTCCTGCCGAGATTGATAAAGAAAAAGTTCAGATTGAAGCCGAAGCAGTGGCTGAACAAAAACGCCGGATTGCAAAAGGTGAGGCCGATGCCATTTATATGAAAATGGCTGCGGAAGGTAAAGGTATCTACGAAATTCTGAGTAAACAAGCCGAAGGTTTCGATCAGCTGGTAAAAGCTGCCGGCAACGATGCCCAAAAAGCAGTTCTCATGATGATTGCTGACAAATTACCCGAATTAGTTGCAACCCAGGTTGAAGCCATTAAGAACATTAAAATTGATAAAGTTACTGTTTGGGAAACCGGAAACGGCAAAGATGGCAAAACATCAACGGCAAACTTTATGCAAGGAATGCTGGGCTCCATTCCTCCTCTCGATGATGTCTTCAAATCGGCAGGAATGGAACTTCCCAACTATTTAAAAGGTGATACGAAAGTAGAGGAATCGGTTACTGAGGAATCCAAAGTTTCAGAAAAAAACGAGGCTGATTTCGATGAACCCGAAGTGATTGACCCTGAAAAATAG